The following coding sequences are from one Nonlabens arenilitoris window:
- a CDS encoding cellulase family glycosylhydrolase, with protein sequence MKFRFGFLLISLISFLSLAQIKHGLRDDLGRHIIPRGFVVNTNDHKGEVFFDSDDYIRMVRMGANTQVIRLELGKLSDFPGGKFDFNYLKKLDTLVDLGKKHGIKTIFKMTVYGLDKFVWEEFWRNTNSEHDRYIQAWKIIWNRFSNSQAVLGYDVINEPRKLTMDISYENLTDQYLIPLYRKIIDESQKINPDKMILLQSIFMNKGDNIDNNQYAEMNSPIERKNIIFAPHIYQNDINFIKSNLDRLDEESNILNAPILIGEWGFPTFARTDTLISGNLGQLKYQEMYIKTAEVFDLMGVGSIKAWFLGNRSMQNFMPAGPSTWAIFSDSTDVGTVERKYITDIISRPFPQTIAGDIQYFLFNHATRTLNLKVKTDNEKGVSKIFIGANRHYPDGFSVLINSDIVLLYNPLKNVGLETYKSPTNFDPTNYIWDSNTQKLVVLKWPSHQTDLTIKIVPGIRNFD encoded by the coding sequence ATGAAATTCCGATTTGGTTTTTTACTAATTTCTTTGATTTCTTTTCTGTCTCTAGCTCAAATAAAACATGGTTTGAGGGATGATTTAGGACGTCACATTATACCTAGAGGATTTGTTGTGAATACAAATGATCATAAAGGTGAGGTCTTTTTTGATAGTGATGATTATATAAGAATGGTGAGAATGGGTGCTAATACTCAAGTCATTCGTTTAGAATTGGGAAAATTAAGCGATTTCCCAGGCGGTAAATTTGATTTTAATTACCTCAAAAAGTTAGATACCTTAGTTGATCTTGGAAAAAAGCACGGGATAAAAACTATATTTAAAATGACAGTTTATGGTCTTGATAAATTTGTCTGGGAAGAATTTTGGAGGAATACAAACTCAGAACATGATAGATACATACAGGCATGGAAAATAATTTGGAATCGATTTTCAAATAGTCAAGCTGTATTAGGCTATGACGTGATTAACGAGCCTAGAAAGTTAACCATGGATATTTCTTATGAGAATTTGACTGATCAATATCTTATTCCCCTATATCGTAAAATTATTGATGAAAGTCAGAAAATTAATCCTGATAAAATGATTCTGCTTCAATCTATATTTATGAATAAAGGAGATAATATTGATAACAATCAATATGCAGAAATGAATTCACCTATTGAGAGAAAGAATATCATTTTTGCACCACATATATACCAAAATGATATTAATTTTATAAAAAGCAATTTAGATCGTTTAGATGAAGAATCTAATATATTAAACGCACCGATTCTTATTGGTGAATGGGGTTTTCCAACCTTTGCTCGCACAGACACTTTAATAAGTGGAAATTTAGGTCAGTTGAAGTATCAAGAAATGTATATAAAAACTGCTGAGGTTTTTGACCTTATGGGAGTAGGTTCTATTAAAGCTTGGTTCTTGGGGAACAGATCAATGCAAAATTTTATGCCAGCAGGACCATCTACGTGGGCAATTTTTAGTGATAGTACCGATGTTGGTACAGTCGAGCGTAAGTATATTACAGATATTATATCAAGACCTTTTCCACAAACAATTGCTGGTGATATTCAATACTTCTTATTTAATCATGCTACACGTACATTGAACTTAAAGGTTAAAACAGATAATGAAAAAGGTGTCTCCAAAATATTTATAGGCGCTAATCGACATTATCCGGATGGCTTTTCTGTGTTGATAAATTCAGATATAGTACTGTTATATAATCCTTTGAAAAATGTAGGGTTGGAGACATATAAATCACCAACAAATTTTGATCCTACAAATTATATATGGGATTCAAATACACAAAAATTAGTGGTCTTGAAATGGCCAAGCCATCAAACTGATCTCACTATTAAAATAGTTCCAGGAATACGAAACTTTGACTAA